ATTGGGTACTGGGCATGGAGTGCAGCCTACTGGAAATACAGAAGCTAGCCTGGTTTCTGGAGCGGGCGATTGAGGCCGAAGGGCTTGAGCCTCTGGACTTGCGATTTGTCGCCAACAACTACGGGCCCTATGCCGACCGGTTGCGCCATCTATTGGATTCGCTGGATGGTGGCTATCTGAAATGCGACAAACGTATCAGTGACTGCGAGCCGCTGGATACTATTTGGTTTAACGATTCCAAACGCGACAAGGTGGAGCTGTACCTCAAAACCGAGGCAAATGCCTATTTGCCCGCTTTGGAGAAAGCCACCAAGCTGATTGATGGCTTCGAGTCCCCTTATGGCTTGGAACTGTTATCTACTGTGGATTGGTTGCTGGCCCAGGAACAAGTGGCGCCCGAACCCCAAGCCTTACTGGAAGGTGTCCGTCACTGGCCAGCGGGAGAGCGTTGGGCCCGCCGTAAGCTCGAATTATTTGACATGGGAAAACTGGAACTGGCTCTGGATCGCCTGCGGCAGGTTCCTTTGCAGGCGGCAAGCTGATGAATGTATTGGAAGACCATCAATGAGTGAGTACACGGAGGTTGAGCAGCCATTTATGCGCCAGTTGCAGGGATTGGGCTGGCACGTTATCGACCAGGGGCAGGAGATACCGTCCGACCCGGCCCGGAGCCGCCGCGCGTCTTTCCGCCAGTGGCTCCTGCCAGAAATGTTCACCCAGGCAGTGGCCGCGATTAATCCCGGTGCGGGTAGCGGAACCTGGCTTACGGACAAGCAGTTGTTGGACCTGCAGGAGCAGGTGCTGCGCCAGCCCAACCGCACCCTGCTAGAGGCCAACGAGGCGGTGCAGAAGCTGCTGCTCAAGGCCCAAGTGGACGTGAATGAGGAGACCGGCGAGGAAGAGCCGGTGGTTAAGCTGATCGATTTCGACACGCCGGAGAATAACCATTTCCTGGCTATTAACCAGTTCCGCATCGACACCCCCGGCTGCGTGAAGCAGTTTATTATCCCGGACATCGTGCTGTTCGTGAACGGCATCCCCCTGGCGGTGGTGGAGTGCAAGAAGGGCGGGCCCACCTGTGCCAACCCTATGGAAGAGGCCTTCCACCAGTTGCAGCGCTACATGAACCGCCGCGAGGATACGGCCAGGCAGGGATTTAAGGAGGGCGAGCCGCGGCTGTTCCACAGCAATATGCTGCTGATCCGCAGCAGCGGCGCGGAGGCGGATTACGGCACCATCACCTCTGGT
This window of the Thiohalospira halophila DSM 15071 genome carries:
- the darG gene encoding type II toxin-antitoxin system antitoxin DNA ADP-ribosyl glycohydrolase DarG translates to MITYTTGNLLDADVEALVNTVNTVGVMGKGIALMFKERFPANTAAYVQACKAGEVQTGRVFVTETGELMGPRWIVNFPTKRHWRSKSRMEWIIEGLADLRRFVEQHHVRSIAIPPLGAGNGGLDWASVKPHIEQALGDLEGVRVVVYEPTTQYQNVAKAKGVEKLTPARALIAELVRRYWVLGMECSLLEIQKLAWFLERAIEAEGLEPLDLRFVANNYGPYADRLRHLLDSLDGGYLKCDKRISDCEPLDTIWFNDSKRDKVELYLKTEANAYLPALEKATKLIDGFESPYGLELLSTVDWLLAQEQVAPEPQALLEGVRHWPAGERWARRKLELFDMGKLELALDRLRQVPLQAAS